The genome window GAGTTTGACTGCAGTCCTCCTTGCTCTTTCTCTTGTTCAGACAACCATGTAACTCAGAACAAAGCAAGCCATGGTGGAGACAGAGTAGAGCTGCAAGTGGAAGGTAGAGAAGAATATGATCCTACTTGAATGCATCAACAGCTGTAATAAGTTTAGGTTCTCTTTCACCTGCAAGTGGAAGGTAGTGAATGTGATGAAAGATCACTTGCATGGAATAAGATTCTCTGCTCCCACACTAGTTTGGAAACTCTTAATCTGGCTGTCTTCATGGTAAAGCTATGGAGCATAATAAGATGTGGTTGGTGCACTGTCTTGAGGATTGTTATCCAGGGATCCTGTCAAGCATCTGAGGATCTAATTCTGAGAAATACATCACTGTTTGTGTTTCTTTTTTTCAAAGGAAAGTATATCCATATCATTTCATAAGGTTGGAAATGTAAGAAAACAAAGAGGGAACTTTTATGTTAGGAGAGCCAATCTGATAGAATAGTATACTATCAGAAGAAGAAAATTCTATATTTTCAGTGTGGAAGTCAccctttatttttataagttgAAGATGATCTGTGATATTTGCACAGGAgatgggagaagaagaagaaccttGAGTGAGTGAGAGGAGCAGCTCAAGACATGAAGAAGAGGATGGCTTGTGACAAGGCTGAGAGAAGACAGAAATTACTGGCTGAAAAGCCAATAAATTGTGAAATTGTATCATTTTCCTCTTTGAATTGGATTGAGAATACTCCTTAGCATGATTGGATAATATCTTGTTATTCTTAGGACAGCCTTATACTTAATTTCCAGCTGCAAGAATTTCCAATGAGGTAAGAGAAATGCAATGCCATGTTGCATGATGATAGAAAACATTTTAGAAAAATGACAAAAACAAGCCAGTAAGGCTTGCCATATCattataaaacataaaaaaaaaaaaatattttatgaataagaAATGATTGGGAGAGTATTTTCCAAACTCTCAGGTGTGATGGGATTCAAAAAGTGCATCAAAGCCAAATTGACTTGTACATGAGGAGTCTTGTCTTAATAATTTAAGCCTTTACAACTACTAATCGCTCAGACAAAATTCTATCAACAACAATCTTTTAAGCTATACAACATGATGCAATTTCATCAAGCAAATAAAAGGCAACATAGTGCATTAAGATGTGTGAATATAGTTTTATCCCCACCAAAGAAAGATTAATTTCAAATGTTGAAATGCAACCAACATGGGTTGTACATGAGCTGAATGTTGGATCATAGTAAAATCCCACTTGATCTATAAACAACACATGATTCTGAAATAAACCCAACATTTCCAATTATGATCTGGCTTCATCTGATTCCTCACAACCACTAAAATATTCAAGCAAGGAGGGAGAGAGTGCTCACAGCATCCTTCTTAGGCTACACAACAAGGTGTTTGTTTAATTATTGCCTTGAGATGTGCCCACAGCATCCATCTGCCAAAGTAGTGATGATTCCACATGACTTCTCTATGGATTTAGCTGTCCATTGGCTCGAGGTCATGTGCCAAGTTAAGGCTTGATGTGTTGTCCTTCAGCTTACCACTAAATGACTCGGATCACTACACATTCTTGTAGACTTAGGAGCAGTGCAAGTTCCATCTCCAGTTTCCATGGCTATGCTATCATTAATCTTCAGGTTCCATCAAGCTAAAAAGAGGGGAACATGTGGACCATCAAAGAGAGGGTGAGTGGACTTAGTGTTTGTACCACTAAACCTTTTAGCATACTGCTTTTTGCTGTGATTCGCTGGCTAAGCAAATGATTCCACTCTTATATGATACTGTGAGATGTCATTTACCATCTGAATGATCTGTGGGATGACTATAAAGGTTGAAGATGTTGTTGGCATCTTCACTCATATACTGATTTAGATATTTATACATAATAACGATGATTAACAATTTAATATGGTATTGGAATGAGAGATTTTGTGTTAAAATATCATTCAAGctatggaaagaaaaaaaaattcataatatcaaaagaataatTAAGAGACTTGATAGAAATGTAAATGTAAAATAATGAAGTCATTCGATACTATTATATATATCTATAGAACAATATCTGAATTTAATCGTAAGAAATAATAATCTCCTGATTTAGTTTAGACCGAAGTCGAAAATTCTATGTACACACTCTCATAtaaatacaataaaaaaaaaaccctacTAATATCTTAGGGTATTTTTCTTCCTTATTCCCCTTACtaaatttttaagataaataaaatatttaagacAATCAAATCATTAAATTCCAAGGATTTCATTTATTGATGTAGAAGTTTTTTGTACTTGAATTTCTAAATTTTACCTCCAAACTAtccttatatataattatataattataatatcatcCTTTAGCTTAATCTGGTCAATTAGGCAGCACTTGGGGGTCGTCGTTTGACTGGTCAACACTTGATGCCACACCTCTTCAATGTGCCCAaaggagtctctctctctctctaatgatCAAGCTGGGAATTGTCTCACTAGCTTGTGATCGAAATATTTTACACAAATCCCACGATGAGAATATTCACATAAGATTTAAAAATTGATCTGTGTATTtgttttaatattataaatatacaacataagaaaaaaaaaaagaaagggttgGAAACAGTGTGGTTTTCAATGAAAGACAACCTGTTTGATGGAGAAGCTCCCATTGCAGGTGACCATCTCCATCCTCTGCCTACTGCTTCAAAGGCGAACCCATACACTATTCCAAGTCCGTGCAAGAAAGTCGTTCTTCCCCTTCCTTTGATGTAAACCCAAACATGCAACTCCTCCATGGATCCACTGCATGAGGATCCATTCCTTCAGGTCACAGCATAACATGCACCGCGTGGCTTCCCCTGACACAAGGGCTGCCTCGTTGTCTCCCAACCTGGCCAAGCCTTTCCTCTTCACAATACCCACTTGCAGATACACCAAGTATGGGACAGCATGGCGTATCCCCTGATGcgattctctttctctctctctctctctctctctctagatctccttcttcttcttcttcttcttcttcttcttcttcgtcttcttcttcttctttcttgcatCAGTACTTAAGTAGAGCACTGGCCCATTTCGTCCTTCCATGCACTCGTCTTCCTCCTCAACAACACCTTCTGTGTTCCTCCTCAACTCGACGGCTACTCGAGCAACACCGCAGACAAGATGTCCGGTCGAAGGTCTCGATCGAGACAGTCCATGTCGCCGAGCATCACCGACGAACAGATCAACGACCTCATGGCGAAGCTGCAAGCTGTTCTTCCTGAGGCACGCCTGGGGATCAATCATAGGGTAGGCACGCATGCAACATCTTACAGCTGCCTCATTCCATTAAGATCCGCGTGCAACATCTTACTGCGTGCAGGTGTCGGCAGCCAGGGTGTTGCAGGAGACATGCAGCTACCTCAGAAGCTTGCACCGAGAGGTGGATGACCTGAGCGAGAGGCTCTCGGAGTTGCTTGCCATGGCGGACATCAGCGGTGCTGAAGCCGCGATCATTAGGAGCTTGCTGATGTGATACGATCCACGTTAGGTTGTTCATCGCTTCCTCGTTAGATGAGACGAGAATGCTGTGGATCTTCCTTGCGCAGTACTGTTTTATGTACTGATCCTATTAATGCTCGATCTTTCTTGCACGTATGATCGAAGTTCTCATTTGGGTGCCGACGACTTTTCTGCTCGTCCACTGAAATTATCAGATTTCACGTGTTTGTTGACGCAATTCTCATGTTGCCTGTGGGTGTCTTTATAGCTATGCTGCCCAATTGATGGGCTCCACAACCCAAAAGGGGCCCAGTTGAACATGTGGACCGGGGAAGCCCACGAGCTGCAACGACCGCACGTGTGGCTAGCGATCGGCACGCGACTATTAAAGCACTCGCGAGGCCACACGCTCGCTATCCGTACTAAACGACCATATATATTCTTCCATCAATGACCTCGACTCTCGGAAGAAACAACCAATATGCCATCTTGCCCATCTCCACCGTCGAGATCTGCATTCTTTCGCCACAGGAGTCCATCTCATCCACTCGATCATCCGCTCAATCAAGGAAGTCTTTTCGTAATTAGATAAAATGGCAGGGGTACGAACTTGATCAATCTAATAATCGAGAAAAGCCGAGGAATTTTTTATTCGTTTCTAATAAATATCTGCAGCGCGCTTAAAAATATCGCGGTGGGCGGAGAGTTTCGTGCGTGGAGCTCTTGCCGCCGAGAGATCGCCGTGGATATCTTGGTACAGAATCTTATCGATAGCCCTAATCTACGGCGATTCGCTCGAAGAATCCTCGCCTTTTCTCTAAATTTCGTCCTGATTCGACTGTTCTTGCTGCGGGCAATGGATCTTTCGACCAAGCTCCAAAACATTGATCTCCGATCGAGGTTCCTCTTAGGTTCGCCCCTCTTGGACTCGGATAGGGCGAGAATACGGCCGCGGCTTCATCTCGCCTCGCTTTCTCCCTCGCAAAGCAGGGGGCTTGGTGTGTCTTTGGTGAACAAGACCGGCTTTCCCAGCCCCACGGTGGGCAAGCTCGGTGTTACGGCCAGGGCCGCCGTTGAGACGGCCATCACGGATGCGGACGCCACCACTGCTGATCTCGAATCCCTCTTCTCGGATAGTGCCGTGGAGGATGGGTCCAGGAGGCCGGCGAAGAAGAAGTAGAGCACTGGGGTGTCGAGCGTCTCGTCGGGCGTGTCTGGAAGGCTATCTTAATAAGCAAGATGTACCAATGGTTATCATATCCCATGACAGAGCTTTCCTTGATCAGTTGTGCACCGAAATTGTGGAAACGGATATGGGAGTGTCACGGACATTCATGGGCAACTATTCTGATTATGTTCTAGCAAAAGCAGCATGGGTGGAAGCTTAATATGGAGATTTAGCATACAAAAGAGTTAATAAACAGATTAGGAGGTGGAGTTAATGCTCGACGCGCATCTAGTGAAGAGAAGGTAACTGCCAATCTTGTCTCCTTGAACATTTTACACAAATTATGTAATTGACCATGTTGTTCTTTTTACCTCCCAAGAACTCCTACATTTTGAAGCCACCGCATCACATTTTTATAGAGGTGATGCATTTTTAGTGACTTTGACTACTAGCTGTTTATTATATCATTCTGAAAAcaagaatattttattttcagtAGTCAAATTGGGGGGGTTTTTTTAATTACATGAAGAACTTGACTATCAATAATACAGTAATATATATCATTCTGAAAataagaatattttattttcagaagTCAATTTGAgggtttttttaattaaaaatacatGAAGAACCTGATTACTAATAATAGAGTAGAAATATGTTACTGATACCATAGGTTAAACATGAAACTTACAAGGCCTTTGAGTATATTGGGAAACCTTTCTAGAATCAGTGATTGTGGTGGTATTTTGCTATATTTGGTACATATTATGCCATGTATTATATAGTTTCTTGAGGCTTGGATGATGCCTCCCTGACCTAAATCTGATCAGTTATTATGTATGTTATTGTTATTACCTCATTGTGATGTCTTGCCAGAAACTGGAGAAACTTCAAGAAGGACAAGTTGAGAAGCCCTTTGAACGAAAGCAATTAAAGATTAGATTCCCTGAGCGAGGAAGAAGTGGGAGAACTGTCTTAATGGTTAAGAATCTAAATTTTGGATATGGTGATAATGTAAGTAATTTTTGTTTGTTAAATGTAAATCTTAGTGATTATTCATAAAAGGTTTCTTTCTATTAGAAGGAAAGAGaagttatacatatgtatattggcTGTCTGAGGttagtaatttcatgtttgtgTAGCAAATAAGTATCTTTGGTTTTTATATGCAGCTGTTGTTTGAAAAGGCAAATCTTTTAGTTGAGAGAGGCGAGAAAATAGCCattattgggccaaatggatgtgGAAAGAGTACTTTACTGAAACTAATTATGGGCTTCAAGAAGCCTCAGGGGGGTGATGTCTTGCTCGGGGAGCATAATGTGTTGCCAAATTATTTCAAACAAAACCAGGTAAGTGTACTGCACCTGACTTCCATATCTTCAGTTGGTTACCATAATTCTAGCAAGGTGATGATGGTTTTTGGAAATAGAGAAATAAATATTCATAGCTTTGCCATACTTGTCAACCATGTTTTGTTCCATGCTATTGTTAAGATGCATGTTAGTTTGAAAATTAAAGAATGCAACTCAATTTTGAAGAATCTTTTGTTTCTAGAATAATTCCAGAGTTGTTTAATTCGGTATTTCTTAACAGGCAGAAGCTCTTGATCTGGAGAAAACTGTCCTTGAGACTGTTGAAGAAGCCACAGTGGACTGGAGAATTGATGATATAAAAGATCTCCTTGGTCGTTGTAACTTCAAAGCAGACATGCTTGATAGAAAAGGTACAGAACAGAGTCCAGgaagttctattttttttttttttaaattcatatTCCATTTAAGGCTGTCACATAGTGTTACTCTTTTTTAATTGTACAAAAGAGGAACTTTAATCATAAGCAGATCAAATCAATGTTTTCTATGTTCAAATTATTAGACTGAAGTCTATGGACCTCTATATTGTCATTCTCTACAAATTGCATTTCCATGATGATGCCTACTAAAATAATATCTGAAGCATAAATGGCAACCCTAATTTTTCTTCCACCAGCAAAAGTAAAGTCTTCAAGGATGTCCTGGTAGTGCATTTTCATATGGATATACCAAaaccaaataaaagaaagaaaaaggaatacACATGTGACAGCTGAAAATACTTTGAAGAATAAGATGCCTCATCTCTTCATTCACAGACTTTTTAGTTTGCTACAAACCTAATATATTAGTGACAATGTAGCACAGCATGTTGATGTGCAGGGATACGTCACATAAATTATAACAAGTGAAACAACTTCAGTTTAATTGTTGTATTTATTGGCAGTAGTtttgtatgattcccaaatttgtAACAATTGTAAGACAAAACTTCACCTACAAAGTAATAAATGAAAGTCATGGAGTGCTGCTTGTGTAATCATTTAGCTGGTATACTTGGCGTTTTCATAGTGGCATTGAAACCATGAAAACCGGCCAGTGTATGGCAATTTGTACTCACTTGTTCATGCTACTCTATTCTTCATTTCTAGTTAATTATTCAGCTTCTGTTTGCCGCATTAGCTGTACAAAAGAATTATTTGTATGTTAATCATGTCCTATGTTCATATTTATTTTGTATATGTCATAATTGTAATTTGGCTTACTTTTTGGTTGCAGGCGCGACTTGCTTTTTGCAAATTTATGGTGAAGCCATCTACTTTATTAGTTCTGGATGAACCTACCAACCATCTAGATATACAGTCAAAAGAGGTGCTAGAGGTAAACTTTTTTACGGTGCATGTAACTGTCTTCACAACATCAATTGTTTGCAGTAACTGACTTGTTATTGTTCTAAAACTTTTGTCGTGCTGGATCAGGAGGCTATATCTGAATACCAAGGCACTGTTATCACCATTTCTCATGATTGTTACTTCATAAGACAGATAGTTAATAGGGTGGTGGAGGTGAAAGATGAAACTCTGCAAGATTATGCAGGCGactacaatgtaattttttgtacTCAATCCGACTAGAAGTGGTGTCCTCATTCtgttatctatatgctataccttGATCCTCGAACTCTTTCAGATATTTCTATATGTTCTGTAACTTCTGTTTATGTAAATAGGTCATGAAcaggcttgataacttgctttaaAATATAAGATATTTGGTGTGGTCCTATTATCGGTTATTATGATTAAAATTTCTTCACTTccatgttttttattttatatggGGATTTCAGAATTGAAAAAAATTGTAAAGTAAATATGTCCTACAACATGATGTGACCCTCATTTTCAAAGTGCTTGGTCACATGGGTAGTGTTCCTCTCTCTTGTTATTTCTTACCTTGCTAGAGTGGTAAGGGTGTTTCTGATGGAATAGTACATGAATTAATGTGTATCCCCATGTTAGGTCTGCAGTCCCATCTCCACCTTCCTGATCATGTGAAATCTTACTCCAGTTTGATAAACATGATCCACTTTGAGCTTCCTTATGCAAATTAACTGATTTGTGTTTCCTTTATTTATTACAAAATAAAACCATTGACGTCTCCTTTATATTTTTTAACAGTATTATCTGGAGAAGAACCTCGAGGCTAGGGAAAAAGAACTGGAGCGTGAGGCTGAGCTTGAAGAAAAGGCTCCAAAACCAAAAGCCAAGTCTAAGATGTCAAAGGTGAAATTTTATTGACTGTCCAAAATAGGTGGAAAAGAAGTTTGCTTTAGACAGTAGTATGTTACACTGACGTAATTGTGGCTATCTTCTGTTTATCCAGGAAGAGAGAGAAGTCATGAAGGATTAAAAAATGCTGGCTTTTCAGCAAGCAAAAGCCAAGTCCAAGAGGCTGAAGAATGCAAAGCGCTGGAAGTGATGACACCTGAAGATTTGAAGAGGGTGACAATTAAAGGAGTAGATAATGCTTGATTCTTGAATGATAATAGCATACAATGttcaaagcaaaacaaagtaccAACACTGTAAgtaaaaattttacatgttgtacaTAATACTGAcacttttaaacataaaactttTAAATACTGGCAGCTCTTCATAGAAACTCTAACTTGCCTGTTTGAGTTTAGCATTTGTTATCACCTTGtgaaatggaaaaaagaaaagagtCAAAGTTATGTCTAGCCTTTAAAAAGGTTTATCACTCATAAGAAAAGTTACCATGATGTATGTAAGTTGAAGGTTTAGTTATTCTAGTTAATTTACCCAGCCCATTCCTACTAATAACTGTAACTGAactatcaataatatttttattattaagctTGGAGTCCATGTATTTTTCAGAAATCTGTGACATTCGTAAGTGAAAAAAGCAACTAGAAGCAGGTCTCACTGCATCTACTTAGTCTCATCTTTGTTCATGACATTCATTGTGAGAGAATAAACCAATGGGGTTGACCACATTTGTTCTCTTGCTATATAGATTCTAGCCTTAAAAGGCTTTTTCAAATAGGTTTTCTTAAATGTAAACTGTGAAAACCTCATTGGTATGAATGATTATCTGTGGACTCCAAAAGAAATTCTTGATTTACACAACTATAATGATTGATAAAGAATAATGAGTTTGTACACATTTTGTTTTCTATATATTTCAAGTGCACATTTACTAAATCTTTCTTATATATGTCTCTACTTATGCAATTTTTCTGCTTTCTGAAATATATAATAGAGTTTTCTTAAATAAGCattctataatttaaaatatcaaccTTTTTATCTAGTTGACTGCTTTGtgtatttttttttctgtaaAAATGTTATTTGTATGATTTGATTCATGAGAAATAATGAACTCGGAAGCTCCTTTTATCTGCAAAATATAAATCTGACTGACTGTCTTTTTTCTGATATGCCAATAGCACGTTCATCATACTAGGCACAATAGGAACAAGCAAAAAAGAGAGATGTAGGTTATTATATTATTACATGTCCTAAAGTCACAAACAGCATAGAAAAGAGGTCCCATTAGAATGGCAAGCACATGGTTGTCTGCCAAATGGTGTGCAAGCACCAGGTGTCAAGTTGATCTTTTAGGAAAGGGAAATGGTATGATGTCCAAATCACAGGTTCAAAAGGGCTGCTTTCGTTTCATTTCTTTCATGTATAAACTCAGTTGCTCAATCACAAGTAGTTAACCCCTCCAAAGTGAGCAAAATGCACACAGTTGAAGCTTTCAAGGAAATAGTGATACTTATGAAACTGGCAGATGAGACTTGGTTATTCAACCTTAATTTCCTACTTCAAAGCTGTTACATAGCAAACAACAAGCTATATCTCCAGCTTAAATGGCAACCTAGAAATCCAGTATAGGGTTAGAAGAcaataatatttattcaaatggttGTGAATTGTTAATGTTTCTTAATGAATATTGCCTTGAATATTCTTTCAAAGTAGACAATTGCACGTGAAACACTGGAAAGTTTGAGATTTCTATCTTGCTTTCACAAGAAGTTTAGAAACTCAGCAATTATGCCTTCTCAGGATTTCCCTTCTTTCAAAACCAAAGTTTTCGTTTGTTTAGTTCTCTGAAGTATGAAGAAGTAATTATGAAGTGATTCTCAGGTTTGCATGTAATTTTTTGTACCTCCAGACCGCttaatgtaattttttattttatcggAGAAAAGAGGAATTGCCTCATTTATTAATGAGATATTGAAGGGATTCTGTACATGGCCATGAGTTGTTGAGATACACGAGACAGCTTACTGACACAGAATTATACTCATTGTTGTCATGAATGAAGTCTCCTAGTGATTGTCTACTTGGATAATGTCACTCTGTAGGAAGCTGCCTGCAGAACTAGGATGTTTGAATCCCATCTTCAAAAAGTTATTTCTGCTTGTCTGATTCTGTATTCCAAAATCCCATTGAACAGGGTCCTTGAATTAAGGGTAAATActccaaaaaaataaatataaaggaaAGGAAGGGTCAGACAATTTGACTGCTCCACTTCAACTAACATCTAAAGCTGGTTTGACCAATAAGAGCAAGCATTCAACAATGGAAGAGTCCAACCGGTGGCCATTTCCAGTAATGCTTTTTCCTGTTTAACTAAGTATCGCAACTGATGGTGGGGGGAGATCATAACAGAATAGCCTATAATATAGAATTATGCTATTATTTTTTGTGGCAGAGGATTAGGACATAAATTCTAATATATAATTATGCATCAAGGCATCCACATTTGGTATGTTATTGTGCCCAGCATTTTGTAAACTGAAGGTGCAGCTGACACTAAATTGGCAACTTAATTTTTCTTCTTAGTCCTACCAAGCATTATTCTCGTGATTTCACAAACTTGAACATGTACTAAGTCTTGGAATCAGGATATGGACAGAAAATTTTACTAGCAGTTGATGTAAGTAAATTGAAGAATATTGATTGAAGCTTACTGGCTTTCTCTGATTTTGAGATGTCACAGGTGAGACAATGATCTGTCAAGAAGACGTTCTAATGGAGTCCAAGAAGTGCCAACAAGCAATCATTGGTTATTCCATCTGCTTCTGCTTGTGAAATACATATCTACAGcaaaaaaatttctttcttaGCAAATTTTCATCAGAACATAAAGTTTCCTTAGTGAAGATTGGAGTGCTCTTGAATATGTCAGAAAAATTCCTGATAAGCTTGACTTGCTTTTTCTGTTGACTGAAAAAAGTTTGGCTTGTCTCTGTTGCTGATCAACAGGTTGTTCTCCAACTAAGTTGTGATTTGCATGGGGTCCTGACAAGCAAAGTCTTCAGATTTCAAACCTCCCAATTTGTCCATCACATATGCAATGCTGTTTCTGAGGAAAGAGGGATCCCTGAACATGTCTTCTCCCAATCCAGTAAGTCCACACTCCATAAGATGAAAATTCTTTCACACTATTTAGAATCCACAGATGTAGTCAAAAATAAGTTTTTGACTACACTAAGTCTGAGAAGAGATAAGAATATGTTATGTATTATTCATTTTTCTCCCCATTGTAGTCTCATAATCCTGATGAGGTGTCTACTCCATAATCTTGCATAATTTTTCTGAAGGATGATATGACATGGAAAGATTGCACCAGCACTTGAATTATGTCACGACAGCAGGACTGGCTTCCTTTATAGTATGAAGGTTCTTTCAGCATTTCACTTTCACCTTTTCTTTCCCCTttcaaatcctctctctctctctctcatattgaATCCACTTCAACTTGTCTGTGTTACTGGGTCATCTTCTAAATTGTCAGACCCAGTTCTTCCTCTGTTCTTATCAGAAAGCTCTTTGTTTCAGTCATATCACATTCTTCTGCTGTCCTCAAATTCCAATATAATCCACATAATCCTCAGGGTTTGTTCCTTATGTTGATCCACCTACTCTGATCCCAAAGAGCTCACTTCCTCCAAAGCTCAAGCTTCGTTCAGTTCCTATCACAAAACAACTCCTTTTTCTGCACCTCTCCATGGGCTgcaccacctcaaagcaggcccgcCGCGACCGCCGGAGGTCGCCCTCCCCGCTCGCCCGCAGCCGCTCGTTGCCCCGCGACCACAAGGCCGGTGTCGGCAGCAATGACCATGTCGTCGCTCTCACCTCCGCCACTCTCGGCTCCTTCAAGCTCGA of Musa acuminata AAA Group cultivar baxijiao chromosome BXJ2-3, Cavendish_Baxijiao_AAA, whole genome shotgun sequence contains these proteins:
- the LOC103977194 gene encoding transcription factor ILI6-like, which gives rise to MSGRRSRSRQSMSPSITDEQINDLMAKLQAVLPEARLGINHRVSAARVLQETCSYLRSLHREVDDLSERLSELLAMADISGAEAAIIRSLLM
- the LOC135606521 gene encoding ABC transporter F family member 2-like, producing the protein MKLTRPLSILGNLSRISDCGGILLYLKLEKLQEGQVEKPFERKQLKIRFPERGRSGRTVLMVKNLNFGYGDNLLFEKANLLVERGEKIAIIGPNGCGKSTLLKLIMGFKKPQGGDVLLGEHNVLPNYFKQNQAEALDLEKTVLETVEEATVDWRIDDIKDLLGRCNFKADMLDRKVNYSASARLAFCKFMVKPSTLLVLDEPTNHLDIQSKEVLEEAISEYQGTVITISHDCYFIRQIVNRVVEVKDETLQDYAGDYNYYLEKNLEAREKELEREAELEEKAPKPKAKSKMSKEEREVMKD